A single region of the Anomaloglossus baeobatrachus isolate aAnoBae1 chromosome 2, aAnoBae1.hap1, whole genome shotgun sequence genome encodes:
- the LOC142292413 gene encoding uncharacterized protein LOC142292413 produces MSLERERKWEYKEKTHTTLEEHAKSSQIGSSVGFNPRISRLLGYTPMTFFNVVNKEGGGRLDLEKVFGSSQQEGQSQTFSEIINFDLLKFIMAWFQRMKIDVAKLIAMVESMPCLWDPTCPDYMQKNKRMDCWGTICAELFPQWHEADAALQHKIELDVRKRWRSVKDRFHKIRNEGMKSGSSPKKPNFIYYDELSFLCTSRKTRETSGNVAVQTPVDDEEGQESLHQPHQEGPSANIDQFSSEHEGDIESGTVQDKSPPRPTIITSGPTKYIKPKNKKKNTKNIQLEEDVICNETLKLLNTSAKEDDIDHFGISIAGRIRKIKDEKKRNTCMTAICGMLTCYEEEGSFPSSGAIISKIEQFFDDVKNPPAQKNTATIAHNPIYIQKPYSLNTNTYNQNINFDLLKFIMAWFQRMKIDVAKLIAMVESMPCLWDPTCPDYMQKNKRMDCWGTICAELFPQWHEADAALQHKIELDVRKRWRSVKDRFHKIRNEGMKSGSSPKKPNFIYYDELSFLCTSRKTRETSGNVAVQTPVDDEEGQESLHQPHQEGPSANIDQFSSEHEGDIESGTVQDKSPPRPTIITSGPTKYIKPKNKKKNTKNIQLEEDVICNETLKLLNTSAKEDDIDHFGISIAGRIRKIKDEKKRNTCMTAICGMLTCYEEEGSFPSSGAIISKIEQFFDDVKNPPAQKNTATIAHNPIYIQKPYSLNTNTYNQNVTQQYLHPGIQTQKPQSSQMNIQPPLNVNLHSQQPPQGYFSRQLFSEP; encoded by the exons CACCCATG ACATTTTTCAACGTGGTCAATAAAGAGGGTGGTGGGAGGCTGGATTTAGAAAAGGTATTTGGTTCTTCTCAACAAGAAGGGCAATCTCAAACTTTCTCTGAAATT ATAAACTTTGATCTACTGAAATTTATAATGGCTTGGTTCCAGCGAATGAAGATCGATGTTGCAAAATTAATTGCTATG gttgaatccatgccatgccttTGGGATCCCACATGCCCTGACTATATGCAAAAAAacaagaggatggactgttggggaacaatctgtgctgaactgttcccacaatggcatgaggctgatgcagccttacaacataaaATTG agcttgatgtgcggaaaaggtggcgttcagttaaggacagatttcacaagataaggaatgagggcatgaaaagtggcaGTTCCCCTAAAAAACCAaatttcatctattatgatgaGCTCTCATTTCTCTGCACAAGTCGGAAAACTagaga AACTTCAGGAAATGTAGCAGTACAAACACCTGTTGATGATGAAGAGGGGCAAGAGAGCCTTCATCAACCACACCAGGAAGGGCCATCAGCCAATATAGATCAATTTTCATCTGAACATGAAGGGGATATAGAAAGTGGTACTGTTCAAGATAAATCACCACCTAGACCTACAATAATTACCTCAGGTCCCACAAAATATATtaagccaaaaaacaaaaaaaaaaacaccaaaaatatccaATTAGAGGAGGACGTTATTTGTAACGAAACCTTAAAATTATTGAATACTAGTGCCAAAGAAGATGACATTGATCATTTTGGCATTAGTATAGCAGGTAGAATCCGTAAAATTAAAGATGAGAAGAAAAGaaatacatgcatgacagccatatgtgggatgctgacttgctatgaggaagagggtagtttcccttcCTCTGGCGCAATTATTTCAAAAATTGAACAATTTTTTGATGACGTCAAAAACCCACCAGCCCAAAAGAATACAGCTACTATTGCCCATAACCCAATCTACATACAAAAACCTTATTCTCTAAATACAAATACATATAATCAAAAT ATAAACTTTGATCTACTGAAATTTATAATGGCTTGGTTCCAGCGAATGAAGATCGATGTTGCAAAATTAATTGCTATG gttgaatccatgccatgccttTGGGATCCCACATGCCCTGACTATATGCAAAAAAacaagaggatggactgttggggaacaatctgtgctgaactgttcccacaatggcatgaggctgatgcagccttacaacataaaATTG agcttgatgtgcggaaaaggtggcgttcagttaaggacagatttcacaagataaggaatgagggcatgaaaagtggcaGTTCCCCTAAAAAACCAaatttcatctattatgatgaGCTCTCATTTCTCTGCACAAGTCGGAAAACTagaga AACTTCAGGAAATGTAGCAGTACAAACACCTGTTGATGATGAAGAGGGGCAAGAGAGCCTTCATCAACCACACCAGGAAGGGCCATCAGCCAATATAGATCAATTTTCATCTGAACATGAAGGGGATATAGAAAGTGGTACTGTTCAAGATAAATCACCACCTAGACCTACAATAATTACCTCAGGTCCCACAAAATATATtaagccaaaaaacaaaaaaaaaaacaccaaaaatatccaATTAGAGGAGGACGTTATTTGTAACGAAACCTTAAAATTATTGAATACTAGTGCCAAAGAAGATGACATTGATCATTTTGGCATTAGTATAGCAGGTAGAATCCGTAAAATTAAAGATGAGAAGAAAAGaaatacatgcatgacagccatatgtgggatgctgacttgctatgaggaagagggtagtttcccttcCTCTGGCGCAATTATTTCAAAAATTGAACAATTTTTTGATGACGTCAAAAACCCACCAGCCCAAAAGAATACAGCTACTATTGCCCATAACCCAATCTACATACAAAAACCTTATTCTCTAAATACAAATACATATAATCAAAATGTGACCCAACAATATTTGCATCCAGGCATTCAAACTCAAAAACCACAATCTAGCCAAATGAATATCCAACCCCCATTAAATGTTAATTTGCATTCCCAACAACCACCACAAGGATATTTCAGCAGGCAATTATTTTCAGAACCATAA